A portion of the Pseudorasbora parva isolate DD20220531a chromosome 1, ASM2467924v1, whole genome shotgun sequence genome contains these proteins:
- the tmem102 gene encoding transmembrane protein 102: protein METLMSAVAPRAPATVKRGSEVDFRSGTTLEQLSTQVHELVQLEQGEFGDQTALEVHTAKDFIFNMLGLVQKVDKRLPVANEYLLLSGGAREGVLDLNPEDLGDYAKGVDYDLDFTLLVPALKLHDRNQPVTLDMRHSPPCHSWLSLRLCDPAMLARWRICCQDEINRENKDVEDEEEEIGAAQGSIPSLQNPQSLDGCYFSPSLVADWFWGVVGTAVEELRQNPQRGIPVPYRVERNGPLTTLILTAGTSRILYDLLPVVSFRGWPAVAQGWLTTNHFWDGKITEEEAISGFYLLPCYSPAASPTTRPDREWRLAFSRSEVQLKKCVPYPMAQAFQAAKAVLSRLLARPRTGLSLYHLRTLMFWACDRLPTSYLSCPDHETPARLFLGLLDDLTHCILGKNCPNYFLPQCNMLEHLTDGAALLVARKLAHLRSDPAEHLRAALEQAQQACQLKREAAGAGSNGHGLSSPSHAYGAGSPQDDRLAQRLQQLVTENPGKSISVFLNPDDVTRPHFRIDDKFY from the exons ATGGAGACGCTCATGAGTGCCGTGGCCCCGCGTGCACCGGCGACGGTGAAGCGGGGGTCCGAGGTGGACTTCCGCTCGGGCACGACGCTGGAGCAGCTGTCGACGCAGGTGCACGAGCTCGTGCAGCTGGAACAGGGAGAGTTCGGTGACCAGACCGCGCTCGAGGTGCACACGGCCAAAGACTTCATCTTTAATATGTTGG GCTTGGTGCAGAAGGTAGACAAGCGACTGCCGGTTGCCAATGAATACCTGCTGCTATCAGGTGGGGCCAGGGAAGGTGTTCTTGACCTTAACCCAGAGGACCTTGGTGACTACGCCAAAGGTGTGGACTACGATTTGGACTTCACTCTACTGGTGCCTGCTCTTAAACTGCACGACCGCAATCAGCCTGTGACGCTGGACATGAGGCATTCCCCGCCATGCCACTCATGGCTGAGCCTGCGCCTCTGTGATCCTGCGATGCTGGCGCGTTGGCGTATCTGCTGTCAAGACGAGATTAATAGAGAGAATAAAGATGTGGAAGATGAGGAGGAAGAAATTGGTGCAGCGCAAGGCTCAATCCCATCTCTGCAGAATCCTCAATCATTAGATGGGTGCTACTTCTCTCCGTCGTTGGTTGCCGATTGGTTCTGGGGTGTAGTTGGGACAGCGGTGGAAGAGTTGCGGCAGAATCCTCAGAGAGGGATTCCTGTTCCTTATCGCGTGGAGCGCAATGGCCCTTTAACAACCCTGATTCTCACTGCGGGAACTAGCCGTATCCTCTATGACTTGCTTCCAGTGGTGTCGTTTCGTGGCTGGCCAGCCGTCGCACAGGGCTGGCTCACGACCAACCATTTCTGGGATGGTAAAATAACGGAGGAGGAGGCCATCAGTGGGTTCTACTTGCTTCCCTGTTATTCTCCAGCTGCCAGCCCCACAACCAGACCTGACCGTGAGTGGAGACTTGCCTTCTCCCGCAGCGAGGTTCAGCTAAAGAAATGCGTGCCCTACCCAATGGCACAAGCCTTCCAAGCGGCTAAAGCTGTACTGTCAAGACTGTTAGCTCGCCCACGCACAGGCCTTAGCCTCTACCACCTACGTACCTTGATGTTTTGGGCATGTGATCGATTGCCTACCAGCTACCTTAGCTGTCCAGATCACGAGACACCTGCGCGCCTCTTCCTTGGTCTTCTCGATGACTTGACTCACTGCATTCTAGGCAAAAACTGTCCGAATTACTTCCTCCCCCAGTGCAACATGCTTGAGCACCTCACGGATGGCGCTGCCCTGTTAGTTGCCCGCAAACTTGCACATTTACGTTCTGATCCTGCAGAGCACTTAAGAGCAGCTTTGGAGCAAGCTCAACAGGCATGCCAGCTCAAACGAGAGGCCGCTGGAGCCGGGAGCAATGGGCATGGGTTATCATCACCTAGCCACGCATATGGTGCAGGATCACCACAGGATGACCGGCTAGCACAGCGACTACAACAGCTGGTGACAGAAAACCCTGGCAAATCTATTTCAGTCTTCCTCAACCCAGATGACGTTACACGCCCTCATTTCCGCATTGACGACAAGTTCTACTGA